The Prevotella melaninogenica ATCC 25845 genome includes a window with the following:
- a CDS encoding SusC/RagA family TonB-linked outer membrane protein, whose protein sequence is MVIDGRLKVLLSLRTFMCAFLLMIGVHSVSAQVSLTTNQTDLKTVIQRIKSKTKYRFFYDDALGKQKVNAVSISNLPIDFVLNRLFENTGITYKIIDNIIYLKKEKPAIKNRYTNSTETAYQQRKREEPVAPTLYTFNGQVQDVEGNPLIGATIMVKGSSKVRAMSDLEGRFVLKSETPNPILVISCIGFDAIEKRIENRNNQLFVLKESPYELDAVFVTALGISRSGTALNYNVKQMDGDELNKVKTTNIANALAGRMAGISVNESAAGMGGAARVVMRGPKSLAQSNQPLYVVDGIPINNRSNDDVKGGIYSIQPGAEGISDINPDDIESVSVLSGAAAAALYGSAAAQGAVMIKTKSGRVGKTLVEFSTSTQFLSPFVLPDFQNEYGNRANEMKSWGTKNTSGTGGYTPKDFFRTGVNLTNNASLTAGTERNQVYLSLGSSTVSGIIPNNDFQRYNLTFKNVFTALEDKLRLTFSFKFVRENDKNMLAQGQYFNPLTSVYLFPRGEDFNAIKEFETYDVVRNINLQNWNYGDDLKMQNPYWVTNRMLKTTKRNRYLTDLGVKYHLTNWFALEGRLRWDEAVNRLEDKRYASTLDIFAHSPYGYYSYCKINDRSFYADVMADVTKRWGALSLVANVGTAFSHTSYDVSGFQGGLKAPSNIFTPNGIDYNRVSGDNRPIFDITRHAIHSVLGSVELGWQERVYLTVTGRNDWDSSLSNTAQQSFFYPSVGMSAILSKILKLPKFVDFLKFRTSWASVGSAISPNISSAWRYEYVPSTGTYHTVTYKFPDNFYPERTNSWEAGMTAHLFKEAMSVKFTLYQSDTKNQTFLRSITLGGAFNREYIQAGDVQNRGLELSIGYNKKWSNLRWSTNMTYSTNSNRIIRLLDNPNETLRQGGLNGCEVILTQGGTMGDLYTFTDFKRDAQGNVLLNSDGQVMQMELVSPKLVGSVLPKAQLGLSNNFSWKGIELGMLITARLGGVCVSQTQAFMDSYGVSRKTAELRNNGGVSVGNQLVSTEKYYTVVGGETPIWDEYVYSATNARIKELYLGYTFDKLIRGAKVSVALTARNLLMLYCKAPFDPEATPSTDIYYQGFDYFMQPSQRSLGFSINVKL, encoded by the coding sequence ATGGTGATAGATGGTCGTCTGAAAGTATTACTTTCCCTCAGAACGTTTATGTGTGCCTTTCTTTTGATGATAGGTGTACATAGTGTTTCTGCACAGGTATCACTAACAACAAACCAAACTGATTTAAAGACTGTTATACAACGAATTAAGTCGAAAACTAAGTATCGTTTTTTCTATGATGATGCGCTTGGGAAACAGAAGGTTAATGCTGTTTCTATAAGTAATCTACCTATAGATTTTGTCTTGAATAGACTCTTTGAAAATACGGGGATAACTTATAAAATCATCGATAATATTATCTATCTGAAGAAAGAGAAACCAGCTATAAAAAATAGATATACGAATAGTACGGAAACTGCTTACCAACAACGTAAGAGAGAGGAGCCTGTTGCGCCAACGCTCTATACCTTTAATGGGCAGGTGCAAGATGTAGAGGGTAATCCGCTTATTGGTGCAACCATCATGGTAAAGGGTAGTTCTAAGGTACGTGCGATGTCTGATTTAGAGGGTAGATTTGTCCTAAAATCAGAAACACCTAACCCTATTTTGGTTATTTCTTGTATCGGTTTTGATGCGATAGAAAAGCGTATAGAGAATAGAAACAATCAGTTGTTTGTGTTGAAGGAGAGTCCCTATGAGTTAGATGCAGTCTTTGTAACAGCTTTGGGTATCAGCCGTTCGGGTACAGCTTTGAACTATAATGTCAAGCAGATGGATGGTGACGAGTTGAACAAGGTGAAGACAACTAATATTGCTAATGCTTTGGCGGGTAGGATGGCTGGTATCTCTGTCAATGAGTCAGCAGCAGGAATGGGCGGTGCAGCACGTGTGGTAATGCGTGGTCCGAAGTCTTTAGCGCAGAGCAATCAACCGCTTTATGTGGTCGATGGTATTCCTATTAACAATCGTAGTAATGATGATGTGAAGGGGGGTATCTATTCGATACAGCCTGGTGCAGAGGGTATTTCGGATATTAATCCTGATGATATTGAGAGTGTGTCGGTGCTTAGTGGTGCTGCTGCAGCAGCCCTCTATGGGTCAGCTGCAGCACAGGGGGCTGTGATGATAAAGACAAAATCGGGTCGAGTGGGGAAGACATTGGTGGAGTTTTCTACAAGTACACAGTTCCTTTCTCCCTTCGTCTTACCTGATTTCCAGAATGAGTATGGCAATCGTGCCAATGAGATGAAGTCATGGGGAACGAAGAATACGTCGGGTACTGGTGGTTACACGCCGAAGGATTTCTTCCGTACGGGAGTCAACTTAACGAATAATGCAAGTCTGACGGCAGGTACTGAGCGTAATCAAGTATACCTATCTTTAGGTTCATCGACGGTGTCTGGTATTATTCCTAACAACGATTTCCAACGTTATAACCTCACATTTAAAAACGTATTTACTGCATTGGAGGATAAGTTAAGGCTAACTTTCTCCTTTAAGTTCGTCAGAGAAAATGACAAGAATATGTTGGCACAGGGACAATACTTTAATCCGCTGACCTCTGTTTATCTTTTTCCGCGTGGTGAGGACTTTAATGCTATAAAGGAGTTTGAAACCTATGATGTAGTACGCAATATCAATTTGCAGAACTGGAACTATGGAGATGACTTGAAGATGCAAAACCCTTATTGGGTTACGAACCGTATGTTGAAGACAACAAAGCGTAACAGATACCTCACTGACCTTGGTGTGAAGTATCATCTTACGAATTGGTTTGCCCTTGAAGGAAGACTTCGTTGGGATGAAGCTGTTAATAGATTGGAAGATAAACGATACGCTTCAACGCTTGATATCTTCGCTCATTCGCCTTACGGATATTATAGTTATTGCAAGATAAATGACCGTTCTTTCTATGCAGATGTTATGGCTGACGTTACTAAACGGTGGGGTGCTCTCTCGTTGGTAGCAAACGTTGGTACTGCTTTCTCACATACATCCTATGACGTGTCAGGCTTTCAAGGAGGTTTAAAAGCGCCTTCAAATATCTTTACTCCTAATGGAATAGATTATAATAGAGTGTCGGGAGATAACCGTCCAATCTTTGATATCACGCGTCATGCAATTCATTCCGTACTTGGGAGTGTGGAGTTAGGCTGGCAAGAACGTGTTTATCTGACAGTGACAGGGCGTAACGACTGGGACTCTTCACTTAGTAATACAGCCCAACAGTCCTTCTTCTATCCTTCTGTGGGTATGTCGGCTATTCTCTCAAAGATACTCAAATTGCCGAAGTTCGTTGACTTTTTGAAGTTCCGTACCTCATGGGCATCAGTGGGTTCTGCCATTTCTCCTAATATTTCCTCTGCTTGGCGGTATGAGTATGTTCCTTCTACTGGTACTTATCATACGGTTACTTATAAGTTTCCAGACAACTTCTATCCAGAGCGTACGAACTCTTGGGAAGCGGGAATGACGGCACATCTGTTTAAAGAAGCTATGTCTGTAAAGTTCACGTTGTACCAATCAGATACGAAGAATCAAACCTTCCTTCGTTCTATTACACTTGGTGGGGCGTTTAATCGTGAGTATATACAAGCAGGAGACGTACAGAATCGAGGTTTAGAACTGAGCATTGGCTATAACAAGAAGTGGAGTAATCTTCGTTGGTCAACCAATATGACTTATAGTACGAACAGTAACCGAATTATCAGATTACTTGATAATCCTAATGAAACTTTGCGTCAAGGCGGTTTGAATGGGTGTGAGGTGATATTGACACAAGGCGGTACGATGGGGGATCTCTATACATTCACAGATTTTAAGCGTGATGCACAAGGGAATGTTTTGCTCAATTCCGATGGGCAGGTGATGCAGATGGAGTTAGTTTCACCTAAGTTAGTTGGTTCTGTTTTACCTAAGGCGCAACTTGGTTTGAGTAATAATTTCTCATGGAAGGGAATAGAACTTGGAATGTTGATAACAGCTCGTTTGGGTGGTGTCTGCGTGTCACAGACCCAAGCTTTCATGGATTCGTATGGCGTTTCAAGGAAGACAGCAGAACTGAGAAACAATGGTGGTGTTTCAGTTGGCAATCAGTTGGTTTCTACGGAGAAGTATTATACAGTTGTCGGAGGAGAAACTCCGATTTGGGATGAGTATGTCTACAGTGCTACTAACGCCCGAATTAAGGAACTTTATTTAGGTTATACCTTTGATAAACTGATTCGTGGCGCAAAGGTGTCAGTCGCTTTGACAGCAAGAAACCTCTTGATGCTATATTGTAAAGCACCTTTCGACCCTGAGGCAACCCCTTCAACAGATATATATTATCAGGGATTTGATTATTTCATGCAGCCCAGTCAACGCTCATTGGGCTTTAGTATCAACGTAAAACTCTAA
- a CDS encoding RagB/SusD family nutrient uptake outer membrane protein: MKLSRKKLLFFFCLLTVFSSCTGEFVDINRPGSKLSPEELKRDNYAVGSFLIQMQGVAFPEQENAYQTMIDFVGNYLGRYTTYTKELPKNHILFNASNAWCAWPASYAPPMVSAFDEVVKLNGKKNISYAWALILRAQAFLRFTDIYGPFPLSMNADNTVVYTSQRDIYLQLIKDLNEATAYISSDTQLAKEMIVFAPYDLVYKGDFNKWRKFANSLKLRIAVRISNVEPTLARSLAEQAVRDGVIEGNEDNCAIRYNKSGLWTTAVSWGDSRICADIESYMTGYKDPRMSMYFLQPMTAGQRKYIGCRAGAAIGSNIVAKRLYSTVNVQETTPSLWLTASEMAFCKAEGVLRGWNMGGGTAKEYYERGVTLSFNQWGADGVVNYLLDDTSTEANYADALGGFGGAAAKASTITIKWDDNASMDEKMERLITQKWIALFPNGQEAWNEIRRTGYPRIFSVPQATNGYTLLTPNRIPFDKNQQINNRSNYDKAVELLGGPDDYATQMWWQR; this comes from the coding sequence ATGAAGTTGAGTAGAAAGAAACTGTTATTCTTCTTCTGTCTGCTGACAGTCTTTTCTTCCTGTACGGGTGAATTCGTTGATATTAACCGACCAGGCAGTAAGCTATCACCAGAGGAGTTGAAGCGTGATAACTACGCTGTCGGTTCATTCTTGATTCAGATGCAAGGGGTTGCTTTTCCAGAACAGGAGAATGCCTATCAAACAATGATAGACTTTGTCGGTAATTATCTGGGACGTTATACAACCTATACCAAGGAATTACCTAAGAACCATATACTCTTTAATGCAAGTAATGCTTGGTGTGCTTGGCCTGCTTCTTATGCTCCTCCTATGGTGTCTGCATTTGATGAGGTTGTCAAACTGAATGGTAAGAAGAATATTTCTTATGCGTGGGCTTTGATTCTGCGTGCACAGGCTTTCCTTCGCTTTACAGATATCTATGGACCTTTCCCACTCAGTATGAATGCAGATAATACGGTGGTTTATACATCTCAGAGAGATATCTATTTACAGCTGATAAAGGACCTAAATGAGGCTACTGCTTATATCTCATCTGACACGCAACTGGCTAAGGAAATGATAGTCTTTGCACCATACGACCTCGTATATAAAGGAGACTTCAATAAGTGGCGTAAGTTTGCTAATTCGCTTAAATTGCGCATTGCTGTGCGTATCAGTAATGTAGAACCAACGTTGGCACGTTCTTTAGCTGAACAAGCGGTGAGAGATGGTGTCATAGAAGGGAATGAAGACAATTGTGCTATTCGTTATAATAAGTCGGGTTTGTGGACAACTGCTGTTTCATGGGGCGACAGTCGTATCTGTGCTGACATTGAAAGCTATATGACGGGATATAAAGATCCACGAATGAGTATGTATTTCCTACAGCCTATGACGGCAGGGCAGCGTAAATATATTGGTTGTCGGGCTGGAGCAGCGATAGGGAGTAACATTGTTGCTAAGCGTCTTTATTCAACAGTCAATGTGCAAGAAACGACGCCAAGTTTATGGCTCACTGCATCGGAAATGGCTTTTTGTAAGGCGGAAGGCGTCTTGCGTGGTTGGAATATGGGCGGTGGTACTGCCAAGGAGTATTATGAACGAGGCGTAACACTTTCTTTCAATCAATGGGGAGCAGATGGTGTTGTAAACTATTTGTTGGATGACACCTCGACAGAAGCTAACTATGCAGATGCCTTAGGCGGCTTTGGTGGAGCAGCTGCAAAGGCTTCTACGATTACCATTAAATGGGATGACAATGCCTCTATGGATGAGAAAATGGAGCGATTGATTACGCAGAAGTGGATAGCCTTGTTCCCTAATGGGCAGGAAGCATGGAACGAGATTCGGCGTACGGGTTATCCTCGTATCTTCTCTGTACCACAGGCAACAAACGGTTATACGCTGTTGACACCTAACAGAATACCTTTTGATAAGAATCAACAGATTAATAATCGCAGTAATTACGACAAGGCTGTCGAACTTTTAGGTGGTCCTGACGATTATGCAACACAAATGTGGTGGCAGAGATAG
- a CDS encoding glycoside hydrolase family 2 TIM barrel-domain containing protein: MRKLYALLIGALAPLCSYAQTTFPEWQSQYTTGLNKIEPHAYVLPYSSVDKLQQPGGYEQSDYYMSLNGKWKFHWTKNPDNRPKDFFQNDFAVQGWNDINVPGNWERQGYGLPIYVNETYEFDDKLFQFKKNPPLVPYAQNEVGSYRRTFKIPSTWKGRRVVLCCEGVKSFFYLWINGTYVGYNMGAKMPSEWDITKYLNDGENTIAMEVYRWASGSYLECQDYWRISGIEQDVYLYSTPTQYIADYNVAAGVDKQDNGSFNGNFSLTTNIKGAGSGSVSYVLTDEKGNTILSEDKAVSAKNNDEMVNFTTKTIQNVAAWSAEHPNLYTLLITLKDKNGNVTEQTGSKVGFRTIEIKNKQLCVNGTPILVKGANRHEHSELGRTVSKELMEQDIRLMKQNNINLVRCSHYPNDSYWYQLCDKYGLYVIDEANIESHGMGYGKESLAKDSTWLTAHMDRTRRMYERSKNHPSIIIWSLGNEAGNGVNFEHTYRWLKNADKTRLIQYERAEENFNTDIYCPMYQSLDHMKAYAKRTDITRPYIMCEYLHAMGNSCGGMKDYWDLIESEPILQGGSIWDWVDQSFRELDKNGNWYWSYGGDYGPKDVPSFDNFCTNGLIAADRTPHPHLSEVKKIYQNIKSELVSNEKGITIKVKNWFDFTDLNAYQLNWQIVNENGKVIAKGTQHVDCAPHETTTITLPAVSATTDKEQYLNLEWYPANDALILTKNDVVAYDQFVLKKASDCTTFLPREKQRMTYKVNENTGELTSLKSGNQEFLEAPLSLSFYRPATDNDGRDQFGVRVWRKDGIDSISQKVTKITRTKDVTRAEADIIGKKGNVIGKAVFTYQPQKNGALAVKVDFTPDTAAVKALARLGLTFCVKDTFGKVEYNGRGDIETYNDRKAAGFIGHYKTTAEAMFHYYVKPQATGNRTDVRWVSISDTRNRLMVAAKSPFQFSVTPFSDSVIDRATHINQLSRDGLLTVHLDTNQSGVGTATCGPGVAEKYRVSVKPTSFEFVLYPAMAK, encoded by the coding sequence ATGAGAAAACTTTACGCGCTTCTTATAGGAGCACTCGCCCCTTTATGTTCGTATGCTCAGACCACTTTCCCTGAGTGGCAGAGTCAGTACACCACTGGTTTGAACAAGATTGAGCCACATGCCTACGTCCTTCCTTATAGCTCGGTTGATAAGTTACAACAACCAGGTGGCTATGAACAGTCAGATTATTATATGTCGCTCAATGGCAAATGGAAATTCCATTGGACTAAGAATCCAGATAATAGACCAAAGGATTTCTTCCAAAACGACTTTGCTGTGCAGGGTTGGAATGACATCAACGTACCAGGTAACTGGGAGCGTCAGGGCTATGGGCTGCCTATCTATGTAAACGAAACATACGAATTTGATGACAAACTCTTCCAATTTAAGAAGAATCCTCCCCTCGTTCCATATGCACAGAACGAAGTTGGCTCTTATCGTCGCACCTTTAAGATTCCTTCAACATGGAAGGGTCGTCGTGTAGTTCTTTGTTGCGAGGGTGTTAAGTCATTCTTCTATCTTTGGATAAACGGCACTTACGTTGGTTATAACATGGGTGCTAAGATGCCTTCAGAGTGGGATATTACAAAGTATCTGAACGATGGTGAGAACACTATCGCTATGGAAGTCTATCGTTGGGCATCAGGTTCTTACCTTGAGTGTCAGGACTATTGGCGCATAAGTGGTATCGAGCAGGACGTTTACCTCTACTCTACTCCAACACAATATATCGCTGATTACAATGTAGCAGCAGGTGTTGACAAGCAGGACAACGGCTCTTTCAATGGTAATTTTAGCCTTACTACAAATATTAAAGGTGCAGGAAGCGGTAGTGTAAGCTATGTTCTAACCGACGAAAAGGGCAATACTATCCTCTCAGAAGATAAGGCTGTCAGCGCAAAGAACAATGATGAAATGGTGAATTTCACCACAAAGACCATCCAGAACGTTGCTGCTTGGAGTGCTGAACATCCTAACCTCTATACCCTTCTTATCACTTTAAAAGACAAGAATGGTAATGTTACCGAACAAACTGGTAGTAAGGTAGGATTCAGAACAATTGAAATTAAGAACAAACAGCTCTGCGTGAACGGAACACCTATCCTCGTAAAGGGTGCCAACAGACATGAGCATTCAGAGTTAGGACGCACCGTGAGCAAGGAACTCATGGAACAGGATATCCGCTTAATGAAGCAGAATAACATCAATCTTGTACGTTGTTCTCACTATCCTAACGACTCTTATTGGTACCAACTTTGCGATAAATACGGCTTGTATGTTATCGATGAGGCAAATATTGAGTCTCACGGAATGGGTTATGGCAAGGAGTCTTTGGCAAAGGATAGCACATGGCTGACTGCTCATATGGACAGAACGCGTCGTATGTATGAGCGTTCAAAGAACCACCCAAGTATCATCATCTGGTCATTGGGTAATGAGGCGGGTAATGGTGTGAACTTTGAACACACCTACCGGTGGTTGAAGAATGCTGACAAGACACGTCTTATCCAGTATGAACGTGCTGAGGAGAATTTCAACACAGACATCTATTGTCCTATGTATCAGTCGCTCGACCACATGAAGGCATATGCAAAACGTACCGACATAACACGTCCTTACATCATGTGTGAGTATCTTCATGCTATGGGTAACAGTTGTGGTGGCATGAAAGACTACTGGGATTTGATCGAGTCAGAGCCTATCTTGCAAGGTGGTAGCATATGGGACTGGGTGGATCAGTCTTTCCGTGAGCTTGACAAGAATGGTAACTGGTATTGGAGTTACGGTGGTGACTACGGTCCAAAGGATGTACCAAGCTTCGATAACTTCTGTACAAACGGACTCATCGCTGCTGACCGCACTCCTCATCCACACCTTTCTGAGGTGAAGAAAATCTATCAGAACATCAAGTCTGAGCTCGTTTCAAACGAGAAGGGCATTACAATAAAGGTAAAGAACTGGTTTGATTTCACCGATCTGAATGCTTACCAGCTCAACTGGCAGATTGTTAATGAGAACGGAAAAGTTATTGCGAAGGGAACACAACACGTAGATTGTGCTCCACATGAGACAACAACAATCACACTCCCTGCTGTTTCTGCAACTACAGATAAGGAGCAGTACCTCAACCTTGAGTGGTATCCTGCTAATGATGCATTGATTCTTACAAAGAATGATGTTGTAGCATACGACCAGTTTGTACTGAAGAAAGCAAGCGATTGCACGACCTTCCTCCCACGTGAGAAGCAACGCATGACGTATAAGGTGAACGAGAACACAGGTGAGTTGACCTCGCTGAAGAGTGGCAACCAGGAGTTCCTCGAAGCGCCACTGAGCCTAAGTTTCTACCGCCCAGCTACCGACAACGATGGTCGTGACCAGTTCGGTGTAAGAGTATGGCGCAAGGATGGTATCGATTCTATCAGTCAGAAGGTTACAAAGATTACCCGTACTAAGGACGTGACACGTGCAGAAGCCGACATTATCGGTAAGAAGGGCAATGTAATCGGTAAGGCTGTCTTCACCTATCAGCCACAGAAGAATGGCGCATTGGCAGTGAAGGTTGATTTTACTCCAGACACAGCAGCTGTCAAGGCACTCGCACGTCTGGGGCTTACCTTCTGCGTAAAGGATACATTCGGCAAGGTTGAATACAATGGTCGTGGTGATATTGAGACTTACAACGACCGTAAAGCCGCTGGTTTTATTGGACACTACAAGACAACTGCAGAGGCTATGTTCCATTATTATGTGAAGCCACAGGCAACGGGTAACCGCACGGATGTACGTTGGGTATCAATCTCTGACACACGTAATCGCCTTATGGTTGCTGCAAAGAGTCCATTCCAGTTCTCTGTAACTCCTTTCTCTGACAGCGTTATCGACCGTGCGACGCATATCAACCAGCTCTCACGTGACGGTCTGCTTACCGTACACTTAGATACCAATCAGAGTGGTGTTGGTACCGCTACTTGTGGTCCTGGTGTTGCTGAGAAGTATCGTGTATCTGTTAAGCCAACAAGCTTCGAGTTTGTACTCTACCCTGCTATGGCTAAATAA
- a CDS encoding FecR family protein: MSEINNKTIKDYLIGKATAKEMEQLAEWLAVSEENQKEFFEMELAFHLGKNNSLVTSKKIEEAETKLFDQITEYEEQNRNKNKLYFLRYAAAIIVAVLLIGGGLFAYLHQSAETITVAAMNEVKKVVLPDNSTVWLNKGATISYAGNFEGDERKVNLKGEALFHVTKNAEKPFIVNSDGASAKVLGTTFNFKDQAADGKEVISLIEGRLEVTGLNGEGKVVLHPNQKATVSKDSKTIKTENSYALADAVWRDDIIPFNNMRINEIAKILEQLYDYKIIVDAKLDHTKTYTGVIKRNKDIRNVLDGLSYTISFHYNIHDKEITLSE, from the coding sequence ATGAGTGAAATAAATAACAAGACCATTAAAGACTATCTTATTGGCAAAGCAACAGCCAAGGAGATGGAGCAGCTGGCTGAATGGCTGGCGGTCTCGGAGGAAAACCAAAAGGAATTCTTCGAGATGGAGTTGGCTTTCCATTTAGGAAAGAACAACTCGTTGGTTACATCTAAGAAAATTGAAGAAGCAGAGACTAAACTATTTGACCAAATCACTGAATACGAAGAACAGAACAGAAATAAGAATAAACTTTATTTCCTCCGCTATGCTGCAGCAATTATTGTTGCCGTATTACTGATTGGAGGAGGACTCTTTGCATATCTTCACCAGTCTGCAGAAACTATCACTGTTGCAGCGATGAACGAGGTAAAGAAAGTCGTTTTACCTGATAATTCTACCGTTTGGCTCAACAAGGGAGCTACAATTAGTTATGCAGGTAACTTTGAGGGCGACGAGCGTAAGGTAAACTTAAAGGGCGAAGCATTGTTCCACGTAACAAAAAATGCTGAAAAACCATTCATTGTAAACAGTGATGGAGCATCAGCAAAGGTATTGGGAACAACCTTCAACTTTAAAGATCAAGCTGCTGATGGAAAAGAAGTTATCAGCTTGATAGAAGGTAGATTGGAAGTAACAGGACTGAATGGAGAAGGAAAGGTTGTCCTTCATCCCAACCAAAAGGCTACTGTCAGCAAGGATTCCAAGACCATTAAGACAGAAAATAGTTATGCACTTGCCGACGCTGTATGGCGTGACGACATAATCCCATTTAACAATATGCGAATCAATGAGATTGCTAAAATCCTTGAGCAGCTCTACGATTACAAGATTATTGTTGACGCTAAGTTAGACCACACAAAAACTTACACAGGTGTTATCAAGAGAAACAAGGATATAAGAAATGTCTTAGACGGACTTTCTTATACCATCTCTTTCCACTACAACATTCACGACAAAGAGATAACCCTCTCAGAATAA
- a CDS encoding agmatine deiminase family protein: MGGIEQLKELMSINTCIEIDEIEKYFNQIAELLFGKFAIRKGNTLYLFKEVEFYFYNRNHRDIITHPRISNSLCWYVNNFGGIDLNFGSTIDTISNIGKRGKNTQKYILNSDACFGGILIRQLMNKENGDVLEGPWACAELFRCYDATGYDSDQPLIIEHNSGMVSYIRKPRINLLTAGQTVEKKVNYILGDYAEHPQAEELYCDFTLFKDRAYRYVRCDKLMHDVETNVVYFSPLLKSSHPIFYQRLKDLLENIGIEHRELKYTKDYWARDYMPFQLGKDEFLKYRYYPDYLVNSKDENDKEYITDSLKVLRGMNISYKSTYLIIDGGNMVTCGPYIVMTDKVYVENQCEKDDAEFKVKLESELGCPVIIIPWTMHGDFDAKDTDKYGHSDGFIKWCGGNHILMGNHGDEYPDEAIAIRSELEKYGFKVTEMRFNNKVCSPKKELNWAYINFLQVGKNIVMPIFGIEEDSVAFKYIEEAFPDCCIHQIEMAEIAEEGGALHCISWNILSE; the protein is encoded by the coding sequence ATGGGTGGTATTGAACAACTAAAAGAATTGATGTCTATTAATACCTGTATTGAAATAGATGAAATTGAGAAATACTTTAATCAGATAGCAGAACTACTGTTTGGAAAATTTGCTATTCGGAAAGGAAATACACTTTATCTCTTTAAGGAGGTTGAATTCTATTTTTATAATAGGAATCATCGTGACATCATCACTCATCCTCGTATTTCCAATTCTTTATGTTGGTATGTAAATAATTTCGGTGGGATAGATTTGAACTTTGGTAGTACAATCGATACCATATCTAATATAGGCAAGAGGGGAAAGAATACTCAAAAGTACATCTTGAATAGTGATGCTTGTTTTGGTGGAATATTAATACGTCAGTTGATGAACAAAGAAAATGGTGATGTTCTGGAGGGTCCTTGGGCTTGTGCAGAATTGTTCAGATGCTATGATGCTACTGGCTATGACTCTGACCAACCTTTAATTATTGAGCATAACAGTGGAATGGTGAGTTATATTCGTAAACCACGTATTAATCTACTTACGGCTGGTCAGACGGTAGAAAAGAAGGTTAATTATATCCTTGGTGATTACGCAGAGCACCCACAAGCAGAAGAACTATATTGTGACTTTACTTTATTTAAAGATAGGGCATATAGGTATGTTCGATGTGATAAGTTGATGCACGATGTAGAAACCAATGTTGTCTATTTTTCTCCCTTATTAAAGAGTAGTCATCCTATATTTTATCAACGTCTTAAAGATTTACTGGAAAATATAGGGATTGAACATCGAGAATTGAAATATACTAAGGATTATTGGGCACGCGATTATATGCCTTTTCAATTAGGGAAAGATGAGTTCTTAAAGTATCGCTACTATCCAGACTACCTTGTTAATAGTAAAGACGAAAATGATAAGGAGTATATTACGGATAGTTTAAAAGTATTGCGTGGTATGAATATCAGCTATAAATCCACTTATCTTATTATTGATGGAGGTAATATGGTTACTTGTGGGCCGTATATAGTGATGACTGATAAAGTATATGTGGAAAATCAATGTGAGAAAGATGATGCAGAGTTTAAAGTTAAACTTGAATCTGAATTAGGATGCCCAGTCATAATTATACCTTGGACAATGCATGGTGATTTTGATGCAAAAGATACAGATAAGTATGGACACTCTGATGGTTTCATAAAGTGGTGTGGTGGTAATCATATATTGATGGGTAATCATGGCGATGAATATCCTGATGAAGCTATTGCCATACGAAGTGAACTTGAAAAGTATGGGTTTAAAGTGACAGAGATGAGATTCAATAATAAGGTATGTTCTCCTAAAAAAGAGCTTAATTGGGCTTACATTAATTTCTTACAAGTAGGGAAGAATATTGTTATGCCTATATTCGGAATTGAAGAAGATTCTGTTGCTTTTAAGTATATAGAAGAAGCTTTCCCGGATTGTTGTATTCATCAAATTGAAATGGCTGAGATTGCAGAAGAAGGTGGTGCACTTCATTGTATCAGTTGGAATATCCTATCAGAATAA
- a CDS encoding RNA polymerase sigma-70 factor: protein MTLPEQRFRQIFRALYPSLSFYATRLVQDDEAEDIVQEAFMELWKRKEDIEDESHIKAFLYRIVYTRALNVIKHRTVVNNHADSVKKVTQFKLDYYDPEANDVMGYIEGLETRKQINDAISELPAKCREVFILSYQHDKKNKEIAEQLGISIRTVEVHLYKALKTLRTRLKRHT from the coding sequence ATGACATTACCAGAACAAAGGTTCCGACAGATATTTAGGGCATTATATCCCTCCCTCTCCTTCTATGCTACTCGTCTTGTACAAGACGATGAGGCAGAGGATATCGTACAGGAAGCTTTCATGGAGTTATGGAAACGAAAAGAAGACATTGAAGACGAGAGCCATATCAAGGCTTTCCTCTATCGTATTGTCTATACTCGTGCACTCAATGTCATTAAGCACCGCACCGTTGTCAACAACCATGCTGACAGCGTGAAGAAAGTAACTCAGTTCAAGTTAGACTATTATGACCCAGAGGCTAACGACGTAATGGGCTACATAGAAGGACTGGAGACAAGAAAGCAAATCAACGATGCCATCAGCGAACTTCCTGCTAAATGTCGTGAAGTTTTCATACTGAGTTATCAGCACGATAAGAAAAACAAGGAGATTGCAGAGCAGTTAGGAATCTCGATTCGCACTGTTGAGGTACATTTATACAAGGCTTTGAAGACTTTAAGAACAAGGTTAAAGCGACATACTTAA